The Corynebacterium coyleae genome segment CGTCGTCACGCACGGCGCACGTGAAGCTGCCCTGAACGGCATCGTCGAAGAGCTCACCGGCCACGATGATGTGAAGGCCGTCAACTCCGTCATCCGCCTCGACGCTTAAAGGAGCACTCCCTCATGGCAACCGATCTTGAAGTAGGCCTGAAAGCACGAGTGAAGGTTCCGGGCTCCTCGGCGAACCTTGGCCCCGGCTTCGACACCCTCGGCCTGGCGCTGAGCATCTACGACACGCTCGAGGTAGAAGTCATCGAGTCTGGCCTCGAAGTGGAGATCTTCGGCGAGGGAGCCGACGATCTGCCGCGCGATAGCTCGAACCTGATCGTCAAGGCGATCAACTCTGGTCTGATTGCCGCAGATGTGCGGGCGCCGGGTCTGCGCGTGGTGTGCCACAACCAGATCCCGCAGTCGCGCGGTCTGGGCTCGTCTGCTGCCGCGGCAGCCGCAGGTGTCGTCGCTGCGAATACGCTCGCAGGCTCGCCGCTGGATGAGGACACCGTCGTGCAGCTCTCGTCCGAGTTTGAGGGCCACCCGGATAACGCGGGTGCATCCGTGCTCGGCGGGGCAGTGGTGTCCTGGACCGACATTCCGGTCGATGGGCGCTCGAAGCCGTCCTACCGTGCCGTGCGCATTCCTGTCGACGAGTCCATCAAGGCCGTAGCCCTCGTCCCGGACTTCCACGCATCCACCAATGCGGTGCGCAAGGTCCTGCCGAGCCACGTCACCCACACAGACGCGCGTTTCAACGTCTCGCGTACGGCGGTGATGGTTGCTGCGTTGCAACACCACCCGAACCTG includes the following:
- the thrB gene encoding homoserine kinase, translated to MATDLEVGLKARVKVPGSSANLGPGFDTLGLALSIYDTLEVEVIESGLEVEIFGEGADDLPRDSSNLIVKAINSGLIAADVRAPGLRVVCHNQIPQSRGLGSSAAAAAAGVVAANTLAGSPLDEDTVVQLSSEFEGHPDNAGASVLGGAVVSWTDIPVDGRSKPSYRAVRIPVDESIKAVALVPDFHASTNAVRKVLPSHVTHTDARFNVSRTAVMVAALQHHPNLLFEGTRDRLHQPYRADVLPVTAEWVNRLRNRGYAAYLSGAGPTALVLITEPIEPALLDDARAAGLRVIELEVAGPVTAELLRD